AGCCAGAAGTACATGTCGCCGCCGCCCACCACCAAGCTCACACCCGAGCAGGAATCGCAGCAGAAGATGATGAAGTGGATGATGGTTCTCATCTTCCCCATCTTCATGTTCAAGATGCCGTCGGGGCTGACGCTCTACATCCTGACCTCGACCATCGTGGGTCTCTTCGAGAGCCGCGCGGTACGGAAGCAGATCGAGAGGATGGACCTCTCGCCGAAGCAGCCCGCGAAGAAGAAGAAGCAGGATCTGATGGGTCGCATGTACTCCGACGCGCTCGAGCGGGCGCGCGAGAAGCAGAAGGGCCCGCCGAAGAAGTACAAGGAGCGCTGAGCGCCGGCGTGGCGCAGCGCGCCATCGCATGGACCGTCACTCGATCATCGCCGCCGTGGGCTCGCCTCCGGGCCGGTCGTGGCGCGGGATGATCCGAGTGTCGGGGCCTGGTGCGTTCGACCTGCTTCGCTCGCTGGTCCTGAGCGGATGGCCCTCGAAGTCCGGCGCGGTGAAGTCGGGCGCGCTCCCCGCGGTCGCAAGCGAGCGGTCGGGAGCCGAACTTCGCCGGTGGCCTCGCGGCATCTTCCGCGTGCGCCTCCGCGAGCCTGCTCTCGGGTTTCCCGCGCTGCTTCTCGTGCTTTCTGCGCCGGGCAGTGCCACGGGCGACGACACATTCGAACTGCTCCTGCCCGGCAATCCGCTCTTTCTCGAGGGGCTGATCGACCGACTGGTGGCGCTCGATGCGCGAGTTCGCCGAGCGGGGCCGGGAGAGTTCTCGCTCCGCGCCTTCCTCAACGGTCGCATGACGCTCGATGCCGCCGAGGGGGTGGCCGCGCTCATCCGCGCCGCCGATGATGAGTCGCTGCACGCGGCGCAACGGCTCTCGCGCGGCGAACTCGCTCGGCGGGCGGAGCGCTGGGTCAGTCGACTCATCGAGGCCCTCGCCCTCATCGAAGCGGGCATCGACTTCACCGACGAGGAGGATGTCGTCGCCATCGCCCCCGCGCGCCTTGTGGAGACCGTCCGCGTGCTTCTTCACGAACTCGATGAAGGACTGCACGCGCCGAGATCGTCGACGGCATCCTCCGGACGCGCGCGGCGCTCTCTCGAGTGGCGGCCTCGCGTGGTTCTGGTCGGCAAGCCGAATGCGGGCAAGAGCACGCTGTTCAACGCACTCATTGGCCGCCGCCGCAGTGTCGAGAGCGCCACGGTCGGCACCACGCGCGATGCCGTTGAGGTCGAAGTCGAAGTGAGCGTCGCGGGCTCATCAGCACTTCGCGTTCTGCTGACTGATCTCCCCGGCGTGGATGCTCCGGGCGCCGCCTTCGACACAGACCCCCTGCACGCGCGCCTCCGATCCGCCGCGTTGAGGGCGGTCAGCGAGGCGGATCTGCTTCTTCACTGCGTGCCCGCGGGAGAGGAAGGCGCGTCGGGTGCGATCGATGAGGTGCTGAGCGCGAGCGTTCCGATCCTCATGGTCCAGACGAAGTGCGACGGCCGCGCCGGGGGTGGCGCGGCACCGAGTGCCGGTGCGCACGCATGGAACAAGGCTGGTCCTGACCACGCGATGGCGAGGCCGGTCATCGATGGTCCAGCCGTCAGGCCCAGTGACCCACCGACTCATGAGGGGACCCGCAGGGTCATTCGCACGAGTGCGCACCTCGGGCACGGACTGGGCGAACTCCGCAGCGCGATCGCCCTGGCCCTCGCCGACCAGGTGAAGGCGCTCCAGGGACACGCCGCACTTCTGCCGCGCCACGCCGCTGCGCTGGCCGCCGCACGACAGCATCTCGAGGAGTGCGCCGAACTCGCGATGCGTGAGCCGGCGATGGGGCCTTGGACTTCACCCGAGCGTGTCGCGGCGCTCCTGCGGCTTGCCCTCGATGCATTCGGACAGATCACCGGCGCGACCGCGCCCGATGATGTCCTCGCCCTGATCTTCTCGCGCTTCTGCATCGGCAAGTAGCGAGCGCGCCAGGCGGGACGCGCTCCCCTCGGATGCGCCCTCACGGGCGCGCCATCGGCGGACCAGTTGAACGCGCCCGTGCGCCCGTCGCCCGCCTTCAGACGCCCCCTGTCGGCCTGCCGATACGCTGGAGGCCGTGACCGGTTCCATTGACATTCGCGTGCGCTACTGCGAGTGCGACCCCATGGGCGTGGTGCATCACACGGTCTATCCCATCTGGTTCGAGATGGGTCGCACCGAACTGTTGCGCTCCACCGGGCGAAGCTACCGCGAGCTTGAGACCGAGGGCATCCTGCTCGCCGTTGTCAAGCTGGAGGTGCGATACCGCGCGCCCGCCCGGTACGACGATCTCGTGACTCTCGTGACCACCCTCACCGGGAGTGGTCATGTGAAGATCGAACACACCTACGAGCTGCGTCGAGGCGCCGAGGTGCTGGCGGTCGGGTCGACCACGCTCGCCTGCCTCGATCGCGACGGTCGCGCCCGTCCGCTTCCCGAAGGGTTGGAGTGGGCCGGACCTGCGAACCGATGATGGCGGGTAGCCTCTCCGTGACAGCCATGAGCGCCTCGACCATCGCCCAACTCGAACGACTGCGGAGCTTCCGAGGTCGCCGCGAGCGCGACACCGCCATTGCGCCGCTGCTCGAGGCGATTCGCCGCGATCTGAAGCGTCAGGATCGTTCCGCAGGTGGCGCGGATGAGGCCTGGCGTCGCCTGCTTCCCGCCGAGCTTCTCCTGACCACGCGCGTGATTTCGTTCGCGAGAGGCGTGCTCGTGGTGGCGGCGGACTCATCGGCAACGGCGTACGAACTCAACCGTTTCCTTCGAAGCGGATTGGAAGCGGAACTTCGCGCCGAACTTCGCTGCGGCTCGCTGCGTGTCCGGGTCCGCGTCGGCGAGTGAGGCCCGTTCACGGCGCGGCGAGCGGCGTGGCCGTTCGGGGCGCGCTCGGAGGCCGCGGGACCAGTCGATCGAGCCGCGACAGTTCGACCGATGTCGGACCAGCCACCTCGATGATCGCTTCCCGCAGGCGCGTGAGCCGCGCGGGCCACTCGGCACTGGTCGCGATCGCTGGATCTTGAGCGATGGTCGAAAGGAGCGTGGCGTAGAGCGACCACCACTCCACCAGGCCCGAGGGATCGGCAAGGATGTCCGCCGCCTTCGAAGCAACCTCGGCTGCCGCCTCGCGCCGTCCCGCGGTCAGCAGCGCTTCAGCGCGGTGGACGAGCGAGCGCCCGATGATCGGATGCCGGGGCTGATAGAGCGTCGCCAGTTCTTCGACCAGAACGGCGCACTCCTCGGCGCCGCGAAGCGCGACCTGCGGGTCCGGATCGCTCGCCAGCGCGAAGGCGGCTTCGCGCTGTGCGGCAATCGACTGCGTGCGCGCCGCACCTGGAGTCGCCTTGAAGAGATCCATCGCTCGCAGCGCCTCGTTGCGTGACGCGCCGAGGTCACCTGCGCAGCGCGCGGCAAACGAACGGAACACGAGGACATCCGCCATGTCCTCGTGATCGGCTCCCATCAGCTCGGCGACAAGTGTCTCGGTCTGCGAAAGATCCGCCTCGGCACCCGCCGCATCGCCGACGAGCGCGCGGCAGCTTCCACGAACCATGAGCGTTCGAATCAGGACGGTCGTCGGTCGCTCGGTGCGCGAGGAGTGCTCGAAGGCTTCATGGCTCATCGCGAGCGCTTCGAGCGTGTTCCCATGAAGGGCGAGCGCCTGCGCGAGCTGCAAGTTGACCCACGCCTCGTCCTCACCGCCGGGCCACTGCTTGGCGGCTGCCGTCGCGGCCAACCGGGTTCCTCGCATGAGCTCCACGGCATCGCCGAACCGTCCGGCGCGAGTGAGCCAGGGCGTCAGGGTGCCTCGCAGGCGAAGGGAGGTGGGCGAGTCGGGACCGTCGGCGGCCTCGGCCATTGAGATCGCCTCGCGCATCAGCGCAATGGCTTCATCAACGCGGCCCTGATGGTGGACCGCGGTCGCCGCGGTGGCGAGTGAGATCGCCGCCGCCCGACCTCGACGATGGCCCGCCTTCACGAGCTCGAGTTCGAGTTCGTGGGCATGTCGCGCCCGCGCTTCAGCTTCGGCATAGTCGCGTCGATCGAGGGAGATCAGCGCCAGGTTGTTCTGCGCCACCGATCGGTAGTAGTCCGATGGGATGGTCCCATCGCCAGGCCGCTGCGTCGGCGCGCCGGACAGGAGTGATTGCATGCGCTCCTCGATGACGCGCCCAAGCGCCGCCTCGGCCTCATCGAGCCGACCGCGGCGATGGAGGAACGACGCGTACTCCGTCAGGGCTCCAAAGAGCTGGTGGTCGCGCCCCATCGTGTTGGGATCGGGCATTGCAAGGAGCTCAATACTCCGCTGGAATGCCCGATCTGCGCCTTCGACATCGCCGAGCCTCGCGAGCGTTGTGGCGATGAGCTGACCGACCATGCCCTTCACCTGTCCATCTTCGCCCGCGTTGCCCTGCAGCGCTTCTGCGGCCACCTGCACCAGTTCGCGCACGGTCAGGTCCGGTCGCCCGCCCATCGTCGGGTCGGCCGCAGTCAGGAGATCGCGCAGGAATGCGAAGGAGTGAATGGAGCGGTTGTTCTCGACCTGCGAGTAGTGAAGCTGGCTCTTGAGATCGTCACGGGAGCGCTCCGCGTCCTTTCGCGCTTCGATGGCCAGCCGTTCCGACTCCTGCGCGGCGAGCTTGGACGCGACGGCCTCGGAGCGGGCCTCCTCGGTCTCCTTGAGCGCGCGCGTGGTCCGCACCGCGAAAGTGATCGAGGTCACCGTCGCCGCGATGAGCGCCACGAACGCGGCAGCGAGCCCAATCACGAGGGGCCGATGGCGCCGCGCAAACTTCGCGACCTGATAAAGGGTGCTGGCCGGGCGTGCAAGGATCGGCTCGTGCGCAAGGTGTCGCCGGAGATCGGCGGCGACTGCCCCGGCGCTCGGATAGCGCCGCGCCGGCTCCTTCTCAAGGCAGCGATCGACGATCGTCTCGAGGTCGCCGCGCAGCGAACGGTCGATGGAGCCGAGCCGCGTGGGCTCCGCGTCGGTGATCAGGCGCACCGCCTCGGGCAGCGAGCGCCCGGCCAGGTCGATCGGGCGCCGACCCGTCAGCACTTCGAAGAGCACCACGCCGAGCGCGTAGACATCGCTGTGAACGCCGACCTCCCGGCCTTGGCCCGAGACCTGCTCCGGGCTCATGTACGGAAGGGTGCCGATCACCTCGCCGGCGGCGGTCTCGACGGTCGCCGCATGGTCGCGATCGAGCGCACGAGCGATTCCGAAGTCGAGCACCTTGGGCTCGCCATGCTCGTCGACAAGGATGTTGGCGGACTTCAGGTCGCGGTG
This is a stretch of genomic DNA from Phycisphaeraceae bacterium. It encodes these proteins:
- a CDS encoding 50S ribosome-binding GTPase, giving the protein MDRHSIIAAVGSPPGRSWRGMIRVSGPGAFDLLRSLVLSGWPSKSGAVKSGALPAVASERSGAELRRWPRGIFRVRLREPALGFPALLLVLSAPGSATGDDTFELLLPGNPLFLEGLIDRLVALDARVRRAGPGEFSLRAFLNGRMTLDAAEGVAALIRAADDESLHAAQRLSRGELARRAERWVSRLIEALALIEAGIDFTDEEDVVAIAPARLVETVRVLLHELDEGLHAPRSSTASSGRARRSLEWRPRVVLVGKPNAGKSTLFNALIGRRRSVESATVGTTRDAVEVEVEVSVAGSSALRVLLTDLPGVDAPGAAFDTDPLHARLRSAALRAVSEADLLLHCVPAGEEGASGAIDEVLSASVPILMVQTKCDGRAGGGAAPSAGAHAWNKAGPDHAMARPVIDGPAVRPSDPPTHEGTRRVIRTSAHLGHGLGELRSAIALALADQVKALQGHAALLPRHAAALAAARQHLEECAELAMREPAMGPWTSPERVAALLRLALDAFGQITGATAPDDVLALIFSRFCIGK
- a CDS encoding DUF721 domain-containing protein; protein product: MSASTIAQLERLRSFRGRRERDTAIAPLLEAIRRDLKRQDRSAGGADEAWRRLLPAELLLTTRVISFARGVLVVAADSSATAYELNRFLRSGLEAELRAELRCGSLRVRVRVGE
- a CDS encoding serine/threonine protein kinase, producing MPTSEPARWAALRSAFAEVADLPPEARQERLAAIRANNTGFADELERLLAADLKAEASDPVTHQLDLALRDFADELSFAHDERTPPWIGDYRIEGTLGAGGMGVVYLAEQQSPKRTVALKVIRGASGASAVRRFHREGELLGRLQHPNIALIHEAGLAREHEGDDVVRGPLRPYFAMELVRGEPIAEHVRRNDLDARVRVALMVKVCDAIDHAHSRGVIHRDLKSANILVDEHGEPKVLDFGIARALDRDHAATVETAAGEVIGTLPYMSPEQVSGQGREVGVHSDVYALGVVLFEVLTGRRPIDLAGRSLPEAVRLITDAEPTRLGSIDRSLRGDLETIVDRCLEKEPARRYPSAGAVAADLRRHLAHEPILARPASTLYQVAKFARRHRPLVIGLAAAFVALIAATVTSITFAVRTTRALKETEEARSEAVASKLAAQESERLAIEARKDAERSRDDLKSQLHYSQVENNRSIHSFAFLRDLLTAADPTMGGRPDLTVRELVQVAAEALQGNAGEDGQVKGMVGQLIATTLARLGDVEGADRAFQRSIELLAMPDPNTMGRDHQLFGALTEYASFLHRRGRLDEAEAALGRVIEERMQSLLSGAPTQRPGDGTIPSDYYRSVAQNNLALISLDRRDYAEAEARARHAHELELELVKAGHRRGRAAAISLATAATAVHHQGRVDEAIALMREAISMAEAADGPDSPTSLRLRGTLTPWLTRAGRFGDAVELMRGTRLAATAAAKQWPGGEDEAWVNLQLAQALALHGNTLEALAMSHEAFEHSSRTERPTTVLIRTLMVRGSCRALVGDAAGAEADLSQTETLVAELMGADHEDMADVLVFRSFAARCAGDLGASRNEALRAMDLFKATPGAARTQSIAAQREAAFALASDPDPQVALRGAEECAVLVEELATLYQPRHPIIGRSLVHRAEALLTAGRREAAAEVASKAADILADPSGLVEWWSLYATLLSTIAQDPAIATSAEWPARLTRLREAIIEVAGPTSVELSRLDRLVPRPPSAPRTATPLAAP
- a CDS encoding acyl-CoA thioesterase, producing MTGSIDIRVRYCECDPMGVVHHTVYPIWFEMGRTELLRSTGRSYRELETEGILLAVVKLEVRYRAPARYDDLVTLVTTLTGSGHVKIEHTYELRRGAEVLAVGSTTLACLDRDGRARPLPEGLEWAGPANR